Proteins encoded together in one Chitinophaga sp. LS1 window:
- a CDS encoding phytoene/squalene synthase family protein: MKSLFDKVSAGCSKLTTEEYSTSFSLGIKLLDKKFHGPIYAIYGFVRFADEIVDSFHEYDKAALLRHFREETYKAITDKISLNPILNSFQSVYHTFNIEQELVDTFLDSMEMDLHQHFYTRSIYEQYILGSAEVVGLMCLKVFTEGNDAIYNQLRTPAMKLGAAFQKVNFLRDVKSDSQQLGRHYFPLVNLEHFTNGDKFAIEAEISADFQAALTGIFALPLSSRKGVYLAYAYYQVLFKKIKSLPAQRIMNERVRVPNTQKLGIMLQTYLFPFNLLQQ, translated from the coding sequence ATGAAATCTTTATTTGATAAAGTAAGTGCAGGTTGTAGTAAGTTAACAACGGAAGAATATAGTACATCATTTTCTCTGGGTATCAAATTGCTGGATAAAAAATTTCATGGGCCAATTTATGCCATATATGGATTTGTACGCTTTGCAGACGAAATAGTTGACTCATTTCACGAATATGATAAGGCTGCATTGCTTCGGCATTTCAGAGAAGAAACTTATAAAGCTATTACTGATAAAATAAGTCTGAATCCTATATTGAATAGTTTTCAAAGTGTTTATCATACTTTTAATATAGAACAGGAGCTGGTGGATACATTTCTGGATAGTATGGAAATGGACCTCCACCAGCATTTTTACACCCGTAGTATTTATGAGCAATATATACTGGGTAGCGCGGAAGTAGTAGGTCTGATGTGTCTGAAGGTTTTTACGGAAGGAAACGATGCTATTTATAACCAGCTACGCACACCGGCCATGAAGTTAGGCGCAGCATTTCAGAAGGTCAATTTTCTCCGGGATGTAAAATCTGATAGCCAGCAACTAGGCAGGCATTACTTTCCACTTGTCAACCTGGAGCATTTTACAAATGGGGATAAGTTTGCCATAGAGGCAGAAATATCAGCTGATTTCCAGGCGGCTTTAACTGGTATATTCGCATTGCCACTCAGCTCGCGAAAGGGAGTGTATCTTGCTTATGCTTATTACCAGGTATTGTTTAAAAAAATTAAGAGTTTGCCGGCACAGCGCATTATGAATGAGAGGGTGAGAGTACCGAATACTCAAAAGCTTGGTATTATGTTACAAACTTATTTATTCCCCTTTAATTTATTGCAGCAATGA
- a CDS encoding sterol desaturase family protein — MIDNFVFISMLLLGFVGMEGVAWLTHKYLMHGPLWFLHSDHHRKPEGQFLEKNDFFFLIFALPGMALFLIGTIHKSFFLIGLASGITLYGFTYFMVHDIFVHQRFKWIRNSNHIYLRALRRAHKMHHKHLGKGEGECFGMLFFPLKYFRLVSKKNVNETPLPVD, encoded by the coding sequence ATGATTGATAATTTTGTTTTTATTTCCATGCTGCTATTAGGTTTTGTGGGCATGGAAGGTGTAGCCTGGCTGACACACAAATACCTGATGCATGGTCCGCTATGGTTTTTGCATAGTGATCATCACCGTAAACCAGAAGGGCAATTTTTAGAAAAGAATGATTTTTTCTTTTTGATATTTGCTCTTCCTGGAATGGCGTTATTTTTAATTGGTACCATTCATAAAAGTTTTTTCCTCATTGGTCTTGCCTCGGGAATTACATTATATGGATTTACTTATTTTATGGTGCATGATATATTTGTTCATCAGCGCTTCAAATGGATTAGGAATAGCAATCATATTTATCTTAGGGCACTTCGGCGTGCGCACAAAATGCATCATAAACATCTTGGAAAGGGGGAAGGTGAATGTTTTGGAATGCTGTTTTTCCCGTTAAAATATTTCAGGTTAGTTTCAAAAAAGAATGTTAATGAAACACCTTTACCTGTGGATTGA
- a CDS encoding lycopene cyclase domain-containing protein, protein MKHLYLWIDISAIIVPFIASFHPRVKFYKVWGVVFLAMLLSGTLFILWDIGFTQAGVWGFNPSYISGIYCFYLPVEEVLFFLCIPYACTFSYHCLTLFWPHKSFSPKISSFISWVLITGGLIVSISFFRYKYTSATFLLLALFIMYVRNKSWVGHFYFCYSLLLIPFIIINGLLTGSCLEAPVVWYNSHEIIGWRILTIPVEDVFYGLVLIGSQIVFYELFARERWISECRQVTHS, encoded by the coding sequence ATGAAACACCTTTACCTGTGGATTGATATTAGTGCTATAATTGTTCCATTTATAGCCAGCTTTCATCCGCGGGTGAAATTTTATAAGGTTTGGGGTGTAGTATTTTTAGCTATGCTACTGTCAGGGACTTTATTTATTTTGTGGGATATAGGGTTTACTCAGGCAGGAGTGTGGGGATTTAATCCATCGTATATTTCAGGAATTTATTGTTTTTATCTTCCTGTTGAAGAGGTCTTGTTTTTCCTGTGTATTCCTTACGCCTGTACATTTTCTTATCATTGTCTTACATTGTTTTGGCCACATAAGAGTTTTTCACCTAAGATCTCATCTTTCATATCATGGGTGCTTATAACAGGAGGATTGATCGTTTCCATTTCCTTTTTCAGGTATAAGTATACCAGTGCAACGTTTCTTTTACTCGCATTATTTATAATGTATGTAAGGAATAAGAGCTGGGTAGGCCACTTCTATTTTTGCTATAGTTTGCTATTAATACCTTTCATTATTATAAATGGGTTATTAACAGGGAGCTGTTTAGAAGCTCCTGTTGTCTGGTATAATAGTCATGAGATCATTGGATGGAGAATATTGACTATACCTGTAGAAGATGTGTTTTATGGATTAGTGTTGATTGGATCACAGATTGTTTTCTACGAATTGTTTGCCAGGGAAAGATGGATATCTGAATGCCGGCAAGTTACCCATTCCTGA
- a CDS encoding SDR family oxidoreductase, with protein MKILLTGSTGYIGKRLLSVLLEQGHEVYCLVRDRNRVNQELYTPHIIEADLLNPISPGLIPPDIDAAYYLVHSMSKKGDFTEMEKRSAMNFVSAMNYTSARQIIYLGGIVNADNLSTHLHSRKQVEEILADCKARITVLRAGIVVGSGSASFEIIRDLTEKLPVMIAPAWLNIHTQPIAIRNVIEFLTGVLLKEETFGKTYDLYGADKLTYKEMLQIFAEERGLKRYILTVPVMTPRLSSYWLYFVTSTSYMLARNLVDSMKVETVARPNNLAETLGISLIDYRTAIRMAFDKIEQDMVLSTWKDALSSGNNLQSLPYHIQVPQYGCFKDCRYIKAENIQSSVDKIFSIGGNVGWYYADWLWEIRGFIDKLFGGVGLKRGRKHATRLAIGDSLDFWRVLYADHTRNRLLLYAEMKLPGEAWLEFSVSDAGIIRQEATFRPVGLTGRFYWYLMLPFHYFIFRGMLRKIATT; from the coding sequence ATGAAAATTTTACTAACCGGTAGCACAGGTTATATTGGCAAAAGATTACTCTCTGTACTTCTTGAGCAAGGTCATGAAGTGTACTGCCTGGTAAGAGATCGCAACAGGGTAAACCAGGAATTATATACACCGCATATTATTGAAGCAGACCTCCTGAACCCCATATCCCCCGGGTTAATCCCCCCTGATATTGACGCTGCATATTACCTGGTACATTCCATGAGTAAAAAAGGGGATTTTACTGAAATGGAAAAACGCTCTGCAATGAATTTTGTATCCGCTATGAATTACACTTCCGCCAGACAGATCATCTACCTCGGCGGAATTGTAAATGCAGATAACCTTTCCACACACCTGCATTCCAGAAAGCAAGTGGAAGAAATACTCGCAGATTGCAAGGCAAGAATTACAGTTTTACGCGCCGGAATTGTGGTTGGCTCAGGAAGTGCATCCTTTGAAATAATCCGCGACCTGACAGAAAAACTACCTGTTATGATCGCTCCTGCATGGCTCAATATACATACACAACCCATTGCCATCAGAAACGTTATTGAATTCTTAACAGGCGTACTCCTGAAAGAAGAAACTTTCGGAAAAACTTACGACTTGTATGGTGCGGATAAGTTAACCTATAAAGAAATGCTCCAGATCTTTGCTGAAGAAAGAGGATTGAAAAGATACATTTTAACAGTGCCCGTAATGACACCAAGACTTTCGTCTTATTGGCTATATTTCGTGACGTCTACCTCCTACATGCTTGCCAGAAACCTTGTCGATAGCATGAAGGTAGAAACTGTTGCACGCCCTAATAACCTGGCAGAAACATTAGGAATCTCCCTTATCGACTACCGCACTGCTATCAGGATGGCCTTTGATAAAATAGAACAGGATATGGTATTATCTACCTGGAAAGATGCCCTCAGCTCTGGCAACAATCTTCAAAGCCTGCCATATCATATCCAGGTACCTCAATATGGTTGTTTTAAAGATTGCCGATACATCAAAGCTGAAAACATCCAAAGCTCAGTTGATAAAATTTTTTCTATAGGAGGAAACGTTGGATGGTACTATGCAGACTGGCTTTGGGAAATCAGAGGATTTATAGATAAATTATTTGGCGGCGTCGGACTTAAACGTGGAAGAAAACATGCAACACGTCTGGCAATAGGAGATAGTCTTGATTTCTGGAGAGTGCTGTATGCGGATCATACCCGAAACAGGTTATTGCTATATGCAGAAATGAAATTACCTGGTGAAGCATGGTTAGAATTTAGTGTCTCCGATGCAGGAATAATTCGCCAGGAAGCCACTTTCAGACCTGTAGGGCTTACCGGACGTTTTTACTGGTACCTGATGCTCCCATTTCATTATTTCATATTCCGCGGCATGCTCCGAAAAATAGCAACAACCTGA
- a CDS encoding alpha/beta hydrolase-fold protein produces the protein MNRLILAIAAFCMAYITGHTQAIVTHAPQGFDSLRNEILHGKIDTIQYTSKTVGTKRKAIVYTPPGYSKKTRYPVLYLLHGIGGDEKEWLNGGTPQVILDNLYAAGKLAPMIVVMPNGRAMKDDRATGNIMAPDKIQAFATFEQDLLQDLIPFVEKQYPVLTDREHRAIAGLSMGGGQALNFGLGNLDRFAWVGGFSSAPNTRSPELLVPDPEIAKRQLRLLWISCGDNDNLISFSKRTHDYLYENKVPHIYYIEPGVHDFKVWKNSLYMFSQLLFKPIHPNTFTQYTVLGTPATTNVRNASFPQILPDNRVGFRLKAPQAQRVQIDLGKKYDLIKDTAGYWTGTTDSIGEGFHYYSLLIDGVAVADPASETFYGMGRMAAGIEIPFADGAFYAIKDVPHGDVRIKRYFSPITNSWRRCFVYTPPGYDSATNQRYPVLYLLHGGGEDERGWSAQGKTDLILDNLIAAQQAKPMLVVMMDGNVSSGTFNEQSLRTFENELMRVAVPFIEKNYRTIANAEHRALAGLSMGGIQTLYAGINNTDQFAYLGVFSSGWFGGKQPAAEQQYAFMKQSASKINGNLKQFWISMGGKEDIAYNNCQNMLAKFDEMQIKYNYSEYPGGHTWPVWRNNLYKFAQLLFK, from the coding sequence ATGAATAGGTTGATCCTTGCCATTGCAGCTTTTTGTATGGCCTATATAACCGGGCATACTCAAGCGATTGTTACCCATGCGCCTCAGGGTTTTGATTCCTTGCGTAATGAGATTCTCCACGGAAAAATCGATACCATCCAGTACACGTCCAAAACAGTTGGTACTAAGCGCAAGGCAATAGTGTATACGCCCCCAGGTTATTCTAAAAAAACCAGATATCCTGTATTGTATCTACTGCATGGCATTGGTGGCGATGAGAAGGAGTGGCTCAACGGTGGCACCCCACAGGTGATCCTGGATAACCTGTATGCGGCCGGTAAATTAGCGCCAATGATTGTTGTAATGCCAAATGGAAGAGCAATGAAAGATGATCGCGCTACAGGCAATATTATGGCACCTGATAAAATTCAGGCGTTCGCTACTTTTGAACAGGACCTGCTACAGGATCTTATTCCTTTTGTTGAAAAGCAATACCCGGTGTTGACTGATAGAGAGCACCGTGCCATTGCGGGTTTATCTATGGGTGGAGGCCAGGCGCTTAACTTTGGTTTGGGTAATCTTGATCGGTTTGCCTGGGTTGGCGGTTTTTCTTCAGCTCCTAATACCCGAAGCCCCGAGTTACTGGTGCCTGATCCGGAAATTGCGAAAAGGCAGCTCAGACTACTTTGGATTTCCTGCGGCGATAATGATAACCTGATTAGCTTTAGTAAACGTACGCATGACTATCTATATGAAAACAAGGTGCCACACATTTATTATATAGAGCCGGGTGTGCATGACTTCAAAGTCTGGAAAAACAGCCTCTATATGTTTTCCCAGTTGCTTTTTAAGCCTATTCATCCGAATACTTTTACGCAGTATACAGTGCTTGGTACGCCTGCGACTACTAATGTACGCAATGCCAGTTTCCCACAGATATTGCCTGATAACCGTGTCGGGTTTCGTTTGAAAGCACCACAGGCACAACGGGTGCAAATTGATCTTGGTAAAAAATATGACCTGATAAAGGATACCGCAGGCTATTGGACGGGTACTACTGATTCTATCGGTGAAGGCTTCCATTACTATTCTCTGTTGATAGACGGTGTCGCCGTTGCTGATCCGGCCAGCGAAACTTTTTATGGAATGGGGCGTATGGCTGCTGGTATTGAGATTCCTTTTGCCGATGGCGCTTTTTATGCTATTAAAGATGTGCCTCACGGCGATGTAAGGATCAAGCGCTACTTCTCACCCATCACTAATTCCTGGCGTCGTTGTTTTGTATATACGCCTCCAGGGTATGATAGCGCTACAAATCAACGATATCCGGTACTCTATCTTTTGCATGGCGGAGGCGAGGATGAAAGAGGATGGAGTGCGCAGGGCAAGACCGACCTGATCCTCGACAATCTCATTGCCGCACAACAAGCTAAACCTATGCTGGTGGTAATGATGGATGGCAATGTATCTTCAGGAACCTTCAATGAGCAATCGTTGCGAACTTTTGAAAATGAACTAATGCGCGTTGCGGTTCCTTTTATTGAAAAAAATTATCGTACAATAGCGAACGCAGAACACAGAGCGTTGGCAGGCCTGTCCATGGGTGGTATACAAACACTTTATGCAGGTATCAATAACACTGATCAATTTGCTTATCTGGGCGTGTTCAGTTCCGGTTGGTTTGGTGGCAAGCAACCGGCGGCAGAACAGCAATATGCTTTTATGAAGCAGTCAGCCAGTAAAATCAATGGTAACCTGAAACAATTCTGGATCAGTATGGGCGGCAAAGAAGACATAGCATACAACAACTGCCAGAATATGCTGGCAAAGTTTGATGAAATGCAGATTAAATATAACTACAGCGAATATCCTGGCGGCCATACCTGGCCGGTATGGCGTAATAATCTCTACAAGTTTGCCCAACTGTTATTCAAATAA
- a CDS encoding winged helix-turn-helix transcriptional regulator: MYERKILPNLNCGLDLIAEVLYGKWKIRLLWFINEGHRRPSELQRKIPDASRRVLNIQLNELEQHELVSKIIHPIVPPKVEYYLTDFGMTLIPIISALGHWGDENEARLRNLILRSHGKTSLNDEE, from the coding sequence ATGTATGAAAGAAAAATTTTACCAAACCTGAATTGCGGACTCGATCTAATTGCGGAGGTCTTATATGGAAAGTGGAAGATAAGGTTATTATGGTTTATCAACGAAGGGCACCGGCGGCCAAGTGAACTCCAACGGAAAATTCCGGATGCTTCCCGGAGAGTGTTAAATATTCAGTTGAATGAGCTTGAGCAACATGAACTTGTTTCAAAAATAATACACCCGATAGTACCTCCCAAGGTAGAATACTATCTTACCGATTTTGGGATGACTTTAATTCCCATCATCTCAGCTTTAGGCCATTGGGGTGATGAAAACGAAGCCCGCCTGAGAAACCTGATACTGAGATCACACGGAAAAACATCGTTAAATGATGAGGAATAA
- a CDS encoding SDR family oxidoreductase — protein MQNGFHFNNELSGKIALVTGGTKGVGKAIAERLLSAGATVITTARKAPEEPNAQLHFIAADLSKSEGAKKVAQEVLSTYGRLDILVNNLGGSETPGGGFAVLSDEDWEQTLQTNLLAPVRLDREFLTQMLAQKSGVIIHIASIQGKLPLYDSTLPYAAAKAGLINYSKGLSKEVSPKGIRVLTVSPGWIMTTSATRMVERIAENSNTTMQQATQSIMDALGGIPYGRPAQPEEVAELVGFLVSSRANYLTGTEYIIDGGTIPTI, from the coding sequence ATGCAAAACGGATTCCATTTCAATAACGAATTATCAGGTAAGATCGCATTGGTAACAGGGGGCACAAAAGGGGTGGGAAAAGCCATTGCCGAAAGATTGCTAAGTGCAGGTGCTACGGTAATTACTACAGCAAGAAAAGCACCGGAAGAGCCGAATGCTCAACTTCATTTTATTGCAGCAGATCTTAGTAAATCCGAAGGAGCAAAGAAAGTGGCACAGGAGGTTTTGTCTACATATGGCAGACTTGACATACTTGTAAACAATCTTGGCGGCTCTGAAACACCTGGTGGTGGATTTGCGGTTTTAAGCGATGAAGATTGGGAGCAAACCCTTCAAACGAATTTGCTGGCGCCCGTGCGTTTAGACAGGGAATTTTTAACACAAATGCTGGCACAGAAAAGCGGCGTAATTATCCATATTGCATCTATTCAGGGGAAGTTGCCGTTGTACGATTCCACCTTGCCTTATGCTGCTGCAAAAGCAGGGCTTATCAATTACAGCAAAGGGTTGTCAAAAGAAGTATCTCCCAAAGGCATACGGGTGTTGACCGTTTCACCGGGTTGGATCATGACCACATCTGCCACACGCATGGTAGAACGTATCGCAGAAAACTCAAACACCACTATGCAGCAAGCCACGCAAAGCATTATGGACGCGTTAGGAGGAATACCTTACGGCAGACCCGCACAACCTGAGGAAGTGGCCGAGTTGGTCGGTTTTTTGGTTTCATCCAGGGCGAATTATCTAACCGGAACAGAATACATTATTGACGGAGGAACGATCCCAACGATTTAA
- a CDS encoding nuclear transport factor 2 family protein, whose translation MNLPKVIADLVHAQDSFDSIAYTNCFSETAVVYDEGNTHTGKKEIQQWITEANRKYKTTMNPIAYKEKGAASLLTAELSGTFPGSPIVLHYHCEITDGLISSLRITS comes from the coding sequence ATGAATTTACCAAAAGTAATAGCAGATTTAGTACATGCACAGGACAGTTTTGATAGTATCGCTTACACCAATTGTTTTTCTGAAACAGCAGTGGTATATGACGAAGGCAATACGCATACAGGAAAAAAAGAGATACAGCAATGGATTACCGAAGCAAATAGAAAATATAAGACAACGATGAATCCAATAGCCTATAAGGAAAAAGGTGCTGCATCTTTACTAACAGCAGAATTATCAGGAACGTTTCCGGGTAGTCCCATTGTGCTGCATTATCATTGTGAAATTACCGACGGATTGATAAGTTCTTTGAGGATAACGTCGTAA
- a CDS encoding ABC transporter substrate-binding protein, with protein MKKILLGIGLVVALLAILRFRVLPLEKTTSGTATKLPQELQVGYLPVTCHLTCPVVDYATKTSGAAIHFKSQKFSDFPTIASAIQSKKLQATFMLAPLAMKLREDGVPVKICYLGHRDGSELVIPINSSAKNLHDLKGKKIAIPSLYSNQHFVLLKLLEKQGLSPDDLQFVPLPPPDMPTALAAKAIDGYFVGEPFCAKAEKEGIGKVLYYARDIWPNFISCVLVVHEDLINNQPEVVKELVRGIAESGAWAEIHRADAAKIISRYNRQDSSLLNYILTSTPRRVSYVRLTPDEKELQEIYNVAKRIGLLKKDLPVKEMFTTAFIPEHVLPANIVMNK; from the coding sequence ATGAAAAAGATACTATTGGGTATAGGACTGGTAGTGGCCCTGCTGGCTATCCTGCGCTTCCGTGTCCTGCCACTGGAAAAGACAACTTCCGGCACTGCCACGAAACTGCCGCAGGAATTACAGGTAGGCTATCTGCCTGTTACCTGTCATCTGACCTGCCCGGTGGTTGACTATGCCACCAAAACTTCCGGCGCAGCCATTCATTTCAAGTCTCAGAAGTTCTCCGACTTCCCTACCATTGCAAGTGCCATACAATCCAAAAAATTACAGGCTACCTTTATGTTAGCCCCGCTGGCTATGAAACTGAGAGAAGACGGCGTGCCGGTAAAGATCTGCTACCTCGGTCACCGGGATGGCTCAGAACTGGTGATACCCATCAATAGCAGTGCTAAAAACCTGCATGATCTCAAAGGAAAAAAGATCGCTATTCCCAGTCTTTACAGCAATCAGCATTTTGTATTATTGAAGCTGCTGGAGAAGCAGGGCCTATCACCAGATGATCTGCAATTTGTACCATTACCACCACCAGATATGCCTACAGCATTAGCCGCCAAGGCCATAGACGGATATTTTGTAGGTGAGCCCTTTTGTGCAAAAGCGGAGAAAGAGGGAATAGGAAAGGTGCTCTATTACGCCAGGGATATCTGGCCTAATTTCATATCATGTGTCCTGGTCGTACATGAAGATCTCATTAACAATCAACCAGAAGTAGTAAAAGAACTTGTGCGGGGTATAGCAGAGTCTGGGGCCTGGGCTGAGATCCATCGTGCCGATGCCGCAAAAATCATTTCCAGATATAATAGACAGGATTCCTCACTGCTGAATTATATTTTGACATCCACACCCAGACGCGTATCATATGTTCGCCTGACGCCAGATGAAAAAGAACTACAGGAGATCTATAATGTAGCCAAAAGAATTGGGTTGCTGAAAAAGGACCTGCCTGTTAAAGAAATGTTCACTACAGCATTTATTCCTGAGCATGTACTGCCTGCGAACATTGTGATGAATAAGTAA
- a CDS encoding ABC transporter ATP-binding protein, translated as MVNNDHAHIILENVSFTYGNMKVLDNITIEVRRGERVVIVGPSGCGKTTLLNLLTGYLQPASGRVKVTSSVRTVFQQGGLFPWLTVAENVGIGLRHMKDIVRRDAEIQDLINLVNLKGFEKYYPHELSGGMKQRVELARVLAGTSDIIFMDEPFSSLDYLSRMEIRKELIRLLDKRPKTLVMVTHDIDEAVQIADRIIILTSRPTSVCHEMYVKVAHPRHNTQPELLEVAAHVMEKILV; from the coding sequence ATGGTAAACAATGATCACGCACATATTATACTGGAGAATGTTTCCTTTACATACGGCAACATGAAAGTACTGGACAATATCACTATCGAGGTGAGGCGTGGGGAAAGGGTAGTGATTGTAGGCCCTTCCGGGTGTGGAAAAACGACTTTGCTCAACCTGTTAACGGGGTATCTGCAACCTGCCAGCGGTCGGGTAAAGGTTACTAGTTCCGTACGTACGGTCTTCCAACAGGGCGGTCTGTTTCCCTGGCTGACGGTGGCAGAAAACGTGGGTATTGGCCTGCGTCACATGAAAGATATTGTACGTCGGGATGCAGAAATCCAGGACCTGATCAATCTGGTCAATCTGAAAGGCTTTGAAAAATATTATCCCCATGAGTTGTCCGGCGGGATGAAGCAGCGGGTGGAACTTGCCAGGGTATTGGCGGGTACTTCAGATATCATTTTCATGGATGAACCTTTCTCTTCCCTGGATTATCTGTCCCGCATGGAAATCAGGAAGGAACTTATCCGATTATTGGATAAGCGACCCAAGACACTCGTCATGGTGACCCACGATATTGATGAGGCAGTGCAGATAGCTGACCGGATCATCATTTTGACAAGCCGCCCTACCAGTGTTTGTCATGAGATGTATGTAAAAGTAGCCCATCCAAGGCATAATACCCAGCCCGAGCTGCTGGAAGTAGCTGCCCATGTAATGGAGAAAATTCTTGTATAA
- a CDS encoding ABC transporter permease codes for MIHKNWLAPLAILFILVCWQVISLLKIFPEYAFPSPLSVVKSFQEELSTARLLNDIVASLWRVAIGFLSSACLAIPIGLWLGRNRNWNTAILPILNFFRSLSPLAWIPFAILWFHIGDKPAIFLIFLATFFPLTLSVISAVATIPDIYFRVARDHDYNGTELLFKVTLPAIMPQLLTSMRICYGISWVVIVAAEMVGCQDGLGYGIWDARNGLRLDTAVCYMITIGTIGTGIDKLFQRFTKADNLKWGYGKQ; via the coding sequence ATGATACATAAAAATTGGCTGGCACCGCTGGCTATCCTGTTTATCTTAGTCTGCTGGCAGGTGATTTCTTTATTAAAGATCTTCCCTGAATATGCATTCCCCTCTCCGCTGTCCGTGGTAAAAAGTTTCCAGGAGGAGCTCTCCACCGCTCGCTTATTGAATGATATTGTTGCTTCTTTATGGAGAGTTGCCATCGGATTTTTATCGTCAGCATGCCTGGCTATCCCTATCGGGCTGTGGTTGGGAAGGAACCGAAACTGGAATACGGCTATACTGCCGATACTCAATTTCTTCCGTTCCTTATCTCCACTGGCCTGGATACCTTTTGCGATATTATGGTTCCATATCGGTGACAAGCCAGCTATTTTCCTGATATTCCTGGCCACCTTTTTTCCGCTTACCTTATCAGTAATATCAGCTGTTGCTACGATCCCGGATATTTATTTCCGTGTGGCCAGAGATCATGACTATAACGGTACAGAACTGCTGTTTAAGGTCACGTTGCCGGCTATTATGCCGCAATTACTGACTTCTATGAGAATTTGCTATGGTATCAGCTGGGTGGTCATTGTAGCCGCAGAAATGGTCGGTTGTCAGGATGGATTGGGATATGGGATATGGGATGCCAGAAACGGCTTACGACTGGATACAGCCGTCTGTTATATGATTACGATCGGCACCATTGGTACGGGCATTGACAAATTATTCCAAAGATTTACAAAAGCTGATAATTTAAAATGGGGTTATGGTAAACAATGA
- a CDS encoding nuclear transport factor 2 family protein, giving the protein MSNDNEALVKQYFEHFNNHDWKKMAEMYTPTAEFKDPSLGSGLVKQTTAQVIEKYSGLQQAFPDVRDEIVKMYPSGDQHVIVEFVSKGTAPDSTTFELPICTIFTFQDGKISGDYTYYDNFGEE; this is encoded by the coding sequence ATGAGTAACGACAATGAGGCCCTGGTAAAACAGTATTTCGAGCATTTTAATAACCACGACTGGAAAAAGATGGCTGAAATGTACACGCCCACAGCTGAATTCAAGGATCCCTCATTAGGAAGTGGATTAGTGAAACAGACCACCGCCCAGGTTATTGAAAAGTACAGTGGCTTGCAGCAGGCATTCCCGGATGTCAGGGATGAGATAGTAAAAATGTACCCATCAGGTGATCAGCATGTCATCGTAGAGTTTGTATCCAAAGGCACTGCCCCTGACAGTACCACTTTTGAATTACCTATCTGTACAATTTTTACATTCCAGGACGGCAAGATTTCAGGAGATTATACCTATTACGATAATTTCGGGGAAGAATAA